CGCAGCTTCGTGGCAGATCCAGGACCCGTCAGGATTCGCTTCCCTCAGCACGTCAGGCAGTTCGGTTGGCTCGTCTAGTTCCGGGAGGACAGAGCGCCCGCTCTGCTTCATTGCGGCAACGAGGATGTTTTCCGCACGCTTTTCCCTCAGACTCTCCACGTGCGTTCTCTCGGTTTGAAGCGGTATGATACGTGAGACACCACACTCGACGGCTTTTTCGAGGAAGGTCTCGAACCGATTCCGATTTTTTAGCAGTCCAAGGCCCACGGTCAGTCGGTAGGGAGGCTCGCCCGCGTGATGCTCCGTCGATTGGACGGTGCCCACGACTTGCTTGGGGCGAACGTGGTTGAGTTCCACCTCATGCCGATGCCCTTCTCCATCGACAACCCAGATTACGTCCCCCGGTTCTTTCCGGAGGGAGCGAGCAATGTGTTTCGCCTCATCACCATTCAGAATCAGGCGCTGGTGGCGAAAGGCTGACGGAGGAGCGTAGAACTGCGTTGTCATTCGGAGAAGAGAGATTGCGAGGGAGCGGTAGATCTTCGGATGGTCGGGCTCGCGGGTGTTATAGTCCGAAGGACAGCCCCAGGTGAACCCGTCCCTGTGCGGGCGATTCCGAAGGCTGAAGCGCGTAGCTTACGTTGGCGAGCCCGAGTGGTGTCCCAAACTGAAGTCCGACGCCGTAACCCGGAAGGACGCGCTGAGCTTCATTCAGTTCAGCGGTATCGGGCGTGTCAACGAAGCCGAGATCCAGGAAAGCGAAGGCGTAGGAGGACGGGTCGATCTGGACTCGGTATTCGACGAGGCTCCGGAGGGTAATGCGTCCGGCATAGCGATCTTCGTCGTACCCTCGAAGCGATTGCGAGCCACCAAGTTGGAATAAGTCGCTGCCGTCGTATTCGTCACTTCGGAGAAGCTGAGCATCGACACCGAGGGCGACCACCTGCCGTTTGAACGTCGGAACGTAAAGCCGAGCCGTCGTGATGATGCGCTCCTGTCGCAACGTCTTGGACTGCGCGATCGTGTCCGCATCGACGACCTGGCGAAGAGAGCGACGTTTGCGACCCTGTTCGACGAGGATATCCGCTTCGACGCCCCGGCGTGGATTCTGTCGATCGTTGAGTTTCTGTATCTGTGCGCTCAAGCCGTAGAAGAGGGACGTGGCGCGAGGAATCTGTTGCTCACCTCGGACGATTGTGGTGCCACCCTGGCCGGGACGCAGTACTTCTCGGCTGCCGGTGAGGGACAGGCTCCACGTTGGTTTTGGTTGCAGACCGACGGAGGCTCGATACGCGCGCTCGCTGAACGTAGAGTCGCGTTGCTCGCCCTTGAACGCCAGTTCCACGCGGATCGGGCGTCCCGCCACGAACGGATCGATGCCGCGGACGTCGAGGAGGCTGACCTGCTCCGGTCGGCGGTCCAGAGACAATCTCAGTTGCCGACCTGCGCCAAACACGTTGCGAAGCGCGAGTCGACCCGTTCCGATCAGCTGCCCCTCTCCGTCGGATCCCGGCAGGTAGCCAAGTAGGATATCGAAGGTGCCGGGCGACATGTCGCGGACGGGGACGAAGAGTGTTGCTCCCCCGTCCGCATCCGTTCGGAGGCGCGGGGTCCCGACGGAATCGAATACGGCCGTCTGCTGGAGTGATTCTCGCAATCCGACGGGGTCGTAGTTGCGCAAGGGATCTCCCAGTTGAAGTCCACCGAGGCGCGCAACGAAGCGGGGGGACGTCCGTGTCCCTGGGGGCAGGACGATCCGTTTGAGCCACAGCTGCGGGCCAGACTCGACCGTGACCCCGATACCGAGTTCGGGCGGACGCTTCGACTCGTCGATCCACACGCTGTCGATTCGCACTTCCGCAAGCGGATACCCGATCTCTTCGTGGGCCGTCAGGATACGGTTGATCCGGGCATGCAGTTGGTCTTCCGTGAGTGGGCGCCCGGTCGGGATATCCAGCATCGACTGCACCCGACCGCGACCTAGGGAGTCGCCGCCGCTCACCAGGACGGTCCCCAGTACGACCTCCGGGCCGCGCCGTACGTAGACGGCAATCTCCGGTGGGGTTGTACCTGTATCCGCGATCACGGAGTCGAGGCGCGCGGTGTAGAATCCATCTTTGCGCATCGATTCAACGACTTGCGTTCCGGCAATGCCGGCACTGTCGACCGGAATGTTGGGAGGCGGCGTCGGCCATTCGGTTTCGGCACCGTCGACGAACAGGGTCCAGGTCGTTGTCGTATCTCGCGATGTGCTGTGGAGAGCGGAAGACGGGCTCGCGTACGCAGATGACATAAATACGTACAGGCATCCACTCGCGAGCAGCAACACTGCCCGGAGCGTGAAGTACAGCCTGTGGATGTTGGTCCTACCCGCCATGCCGCGGAGTCCCCTTTCGGTTTTCTAAATGGTCGCTTTGTTCTCGATGCGCGACGTACCGATGTGGAATCGTACACTACTCACGCTTCTGACTTCGGTCGTTGCGCTGGTCGTTTTTTCGGCCATGGACCCACTATCAAACTGTGAGTCCTGCAGCCAACGACCTTCCGCGCCTCCTGTTGCAGTTGTCGACACACTCGCGGAATCCGTGCAGGCGGGCGAAGCGCTCATCGTGGTTCTTCCTGAAACGGTGGGAGAGCGTCCGGCCGAGGAGTACCGCATCCACCAAGCGCCCGCACTAGCGAGTGTGGCGGGACGATCGCTGCTCTGGGTCACGCGCGCCGGGGATACCGGATCGCACCAGATCATCCTGTCGGCACGCATGCAGGGCGGGGATGTCGACACGCTCTGGGTGAACGTCGACGTGCAGTAGCCTCTCACGTCGCGAGCGCAGACCTCATCCGGTCTGCTCCCGGGTGTCATTCTGTCGTTTGCCTCCACCCACGCCCCTTCCTTTTTATACCTCCTGTTTATGGCAGAGCTCGACACCCTTGCCGCGACGGACTCGCAGATCGCCGCGTTCCGTGGGCCGCTCATGGAGTGGTACGACGAAAACAAGCGCGAGATGCCGTGGAGAAAGACCGGCGACCCGTACCGTATCTGGGTCTCGGAAATCATGCTCCAGCAGACGCGGGTCGACACCGTGCGCGAGTATTACCGCCGTTTCGTCAAAGCTTTCCCGACGGTTGGCGATCTGGCAAATGCGGAACAGGACGAAGTGCTCAAGCTCTGGGAAGGGCTCGGCTACTACTCGCGCGCCCGCTACCTTCACGATGCCGCCCAGCAGGTCGTACGCGAGCATGAGGGGACGGTGCCGAGGGACTACGACGACATCCGGGATCTGAAAGGCATCGGTCCGTACACGGCTGCAGCGGTTCTGTCGATCGCGTACAACGAGCCGCACCCGGTTCTGGATGGAAACGTGATGCGAGTCGTCAGTCGCGTCTTTGCTTCCGACGCCAACATAAAGAAGGCGAAGACGCAGCGGCATTTCCGTCGGCTGGCCGGCGAACTTCTCGATCCAGAGCGCGCGGGTGATTTCAACCAGGCGATGATGGAACTCGGAGCAACGATTTGCACGCCGACCTCTCCGTCGTGCGGTCGGTGTCCGGTCCAGGACGCGTGTGCGGCGTATGCCGAAGGTGAGCCCGAGCAGTACCCGGTGACGCCCGAGTCGAAGCCGGTCCCGCACCACGACATCGCCGTTGGGCTCGTGTTTGACGACGACGGGCGCATACTCATTCAGCGGCGGCCCGAAGATGGGCTCCTTGGCGGCCTCTGGGAGTTCCCGGGAGGAAAAGCGGAAGAGGGCGAGGAGATGGATAAAGCCTGCATCCGTGAGTTACGGGAAGAAGTTGGCATTGACATCGAAGTCGATGCGCCGTTTTACACGCTCTCTCATGCGTACTCGCATTTTAAAATTACCCTCTACGCATTTCGGTGTCGCCTGATCGACGGCGAGCCGACATCTGAGGAGGGACAACCCATCCGGTGGGTTAAGGTCGCCGATCTAGACGAGTACGCATTTCCGCGCGCCAACCGAAAGCTGATTGAAGAGCTGGAGCGCCGACAGGAGGAGCCTTCACTGTTTGATTGAGGATTGAGGATTGAGGATTACGGATTGGGGATTACGGGTTGAGGATTACGGGTTGAGGATGGAGACGGTGATTCTTTTGCTAAACTGCCCAGCTCGTTCGGGACGCATGTGAGCACGTAAAAACGGGTGCCGGCGCGAGGCCAGGCACCCGTTGTGAGCAATAGGGCTGGTGAAATTAGCAGCGTTGGTTCGATTAGCCCAGTGTCTCGTCATTCTTTTTGAAGATCGCTGAGGCAATGGCGCCACCGATCGCGCCGAAAATCGCATAAACCACGGCCGAGACGCCAGTGATCACGATCATGCCACCAACGCTGGTCATGTAGTTCTGAATATTCTGAAGGGCCTCTCGACCCTCTGTGGTCATGCCTTCCATTTGCATCGCCTCGCGAAATTGCTCTTCACTCGTTGGAACGAGGCCGATGGAGCCGAGGATGAATGTAAAGAGTGCGCTCAGAACGGCTGCGAGAACCCCGATACCCGCGCCCATAACGGCCGCATTGCCGGTTTCAACGCTCGTTTGTTCCTGGTCGGTGTAGTAC
The DNA window shown above is from Longibacter salinarum and carries:
- a CDS encoding RsmE family RNA methyltransferase, which codes for MTTQFYAPPSAFRHQRLILNGDEAKHIARSLRKEPGDVIWVVDGEGHRHEVELNHVRPKQVVGTVQSTEHHAGEPPYRLTVGLGLLKNRNRFETFLEKAVECGVSRIIPLQTERTHVESLREKRAENILVAAMKQSGRSVLPELDEPTELPDVLREANPDGSWICHEAAAAPPLPEAVRHVRDKSSDESTAPAELLLLVGPEGGFSEAEVQEASDVGVQPVRLGPHRLRAETAGIVATSAISLAYADASPSDATSFL
- the mutY gene encoding A/G-specific adenine glycosylase gives rise to the protein MAELDTLAATDSQIAAFRGPLMEWYDENKREMPWRKTGDPYRIWVSEIMLQQTRVDTVREYYRRFVKAFPTVGDLANAEQDEVLKLWEGLGYYSRARYLHDAAQQVVREHEGTVPRDYDDIRDLKGIGPYTAAAVLSIAYNEPHPVLDGNVMRVVSRVFASDANIKKAKTQRHFRRLAGELLDPERAGDFNQAMMELGATICTPTSPSCGRCPVQDACAAYAEGEPEQYPVTPESKPVPHHDIAVGLVFDDDGRILIQRRPEDGLLGGLWEFPGGKAEEGEEMDKACIRELREEVGIDIEVDAPFYTLSHAYSHFKITLYAFRCRLIDGEPTSEEGQPIRWVKVADLDEYAFPRANRKLIEELERRQEEPSLFD
- a CDS encoding BamA/TamA family outer membrane protein, which codes for MAGRTNIHRLYFTLRAVLLLASGCLYVFMSSAYASPSSALHSTSRDTTTTWTLFVDGAETEWPTPPPNIPVDSAGIAGTQVVESMRKDGFYTARLDSVIADTGTTPPEIAVYVRRGPEVVLGTVLVSGGDSLGRGRVQSMLDIPTGRPLTEDQLHARINRILTAHEEIGYPLAEVRIDSVWIDESKRPPELGIGVTVESGPQLWLKRIVLPPGTRTSPRFVARLGGLQLGDPLRNYDPVGLRESLQQTAVFDSVGTPRLRTDADGGATLFVPVRDMSPGTFDILLGYLPGSDGEGQLIGTGRLALRNVFGAGRQLRLSLDRRPEQVSLLDVRGIDPFVAGRPIRVELAFKGEQRDSTFSERAYRASVGLQPKPTWSLSLTGSREVLRPGQGGTTIVRGEQQIPRATSLFYGLSAQIQKLNDRQNPRRGVEADILVEQGRKRRSLRQVVDADTIAQSKTLRQERIITTARLYVPTFKRQVVALGVDAQLLRSDEYDGSDLFQLGGSQSLRGYDEDRYAGRITLRSLVEYRVQIDPSSYAFAFLDLGFVDTPDTAELNEAQRVLPGYGVGLQFGTPLGLANVSYALQPSESPAQGRVHLGLSFGL
- a CDS encoding DUF4199 family protein; the encoded protein is MSSKQSSILVGGLVGGILSTSPISVINCLCCLGVIIGAIAGIWYYTDQEQTSVETGNAAVMGAGIGVLAAVLSALFTFILGSIGLVPTSEEQFREAMQMEGMTTEGREALQNIQNYMTSVGGMIVITGVSAVVYAIFGAIGGAIASAIFKKNDETLG